A region of Acidisarcina sp. DNA encodes the following proteins:
- a CDS encoding VirB3 family type IV secretion system protein: protein MTKRGEPLSINQALNRPRAKLGLDLTAWMAIVFVCVTVFLVGFRMVAMIAFPALAVSAWLIVRRHPKMFELWGLSLSQRSYYDPRRH from the coding sequence ATGACCAAGCGAGGAGAACCGTTATCAATCAACCAAGCGCTGAATCGACCGAGGGCCAAGCTGGGCCTCGACCTCACAGCATGGATGGCGATCGTATTCGTCTGCGTAACGGTTTTCCTCGTTGGGTTCCGCATGGTAGCGATGATCGCGTTTCCCGCGCTTGCAGTGAGTGCATGGCTGATCGTCCGTAGACATCCGAAGATGTTCGAGCTTTGGGGCTTGAGCCTGAGCCAGAGGTCCTACTATGACCCGCGTAGACACTGA